The window TTGAAATAACAGACCTTGATGCTGATGGTGACAACAGCGGGGACCAGCCTGTCACATTCAATGTTGAAGTCGCTTTTGCTATTACCGATGCTCTGGCTCTTGCCGCTAAATATGAAGGAAACAAGGAACTCTTCGAATTTCCTGAGAAGCAGTATGGAGTGGCAGTTTCCTTTAGTCTTTATGAACACACCTCAATTGCGCTGGAATATTTAAGTGGAGAATATGATGAAGACTATGTTGCCTTTAAAGGATCCCCAGGTAAGGATGAGGTTTCTTCCCTGACGGCTCAGCTTGCTATCGAGTTCTAATGTGAAAGACCCTTTGCAGACCGTTCATATTAAAGACAGAGAGTTTAACCTCCTCAGTGATCTTGTCTACCAGACAATCGGAATAAATCTTGGGCCTGCAAAGAAGGAACTTCTCAGGACGAGGCTTGGAAAACGTCTCAGACTCCTTGGTATTCCCACATTCAAGGCATACTATAAATATGTGACGGAGGAGAACAAGGATGAACTTACCAACCTTTTTGATGCTATATCAACTAATCTGACGAGTTTTTTCAGGGAGCAAAAACATTTTGATTTTTTAACTGAAACCGTCTTGCCGGAAATAATGGCGGAAGGAAAGCGCAGAGGTGATTGGACCTTGAGGGTCTGGTCGGCTGCCTGTTCGACAGGTGAGGAACCTTATTCCCTGGCCATTACTCTCGCTGAATATCTGGGAGAATCGAGCAAGTGGGGAGTA of the Deltaproteobacteria bacterium genome contains:
- a CDS encoding protein-glutamate O-methyltransferase, with the protein product MKDPLQTVHIKDREFNLLSDLVYQTIGINLGPAKKELLRTRLGKRLRLLGIPTFKAYYKYVTEENKDELTNLFDAISTNLTSFFREQKHFDFLTETVLPEIMAEGKRRGDWTLRVWSAACSTGEEPYSLAITLAEYLGESSKWGVKILATDINTEVLEKARHGEYKEARVADLSKIMKRKYFLCGEGRKAGMVKVKRELRHMVTFRRLNLTIPRYPFRKEFDFIFCRNVMIYFDKFTQKQIIDRVYRHLKKGGYLFLGHAESLTGIETDFKYIQPTIYKKI